From the Mangifera indica cultivar Alphonso chromosome 10, CATAS_Mindica_2.1, whole genome shotgun sequence genome, one window contains:
- the LOC123227726 gene encoding two-component response regulator ARR2-like isoform X2, producing the protein MSTASSSFVSDHFPAGLKVLVVDDDPTCLRILEKMLRTCLYEVTKCNRAEHALNLLRKNRSGYDIVISEVHMPDMDGFKLLEQVVLEMDLPVIMMSADDSKNLVMKGVTHGACDYLIKPVRIEALKNIWQHVVRKRKNEWKDIEQSGSVEEGGDRQPKPSEEPDYSSSGNEGIGIGIGIARLLFLS; encoded by the exons ATGTCCACCGCCAGTTCTAGTTTTGTTTCCGATCATTTTCCGGCAGGTCTTAAGGTCcttgttgttgatgatgatcCTACCTGTCTTAGGATCTTGGAGAAGATGCTTAGGACTTGCCTTTATGAAG TGACAAAATGCAATCGAGCTGAACATGCGTTGAACCTGCTTAGAAAGAACAGAAGTGGCTATGATATTGTTATCAGTGAAGTCCACATGCCTGATATGGATGGATTCAAACTCCTTGAGCAGGTTGTGCTAGAGATGGACCTGCCTGTTATCA TGATGTCTGCAGATGATAGCAAAAATCTTGTTATGAAAGGTGTGACACATGGTGCTTGTGATTATTTAATCAAACCTGTTCGAATTGAGGCTCTGAAGAACATATGGCAGCATGTAGTTAGGAAGAGGAAGAATGAGTGGAAGGATATAGAGCAATCAGGAAGTGTCGAAGAAGGAGGAGATCGGCAACCAAAGCCATCCGAAGAGCCAGATTACTCTTCCTCAGGTAATGAAGGAATTGGCATTGGCATTGGCATTGCCAGATTACTCTTCCTCAgctaa
- the LOC123227726 gene encoding two-component response regulator ARR2-like isoform X1, translated as MNLSNDKGSMSTASSSFVSDHFPAGLKVLVVDDDPTCLRILEKMLRTCLYEVTKCNRAEHALNLLRKNRSGYDIVISEVHMPDMDGFKLLEQVVLEMDLPVIMMSADDSKNLVMKGVTHGACDYLIKPVRIEALKNIWQHVVRKRKNEWKDIEQSGSVEEGGDRQPKPSEEPDYSSSGNEGIGIGIGIARLLFLS; from the exons ATGAATCTAAGTAACGACAAAGGATCCATGTCCACCGCCAGTTCTAGTTTTGTTTCCGATCATTTTCCGGCAGGTCTTAAGGTCcttgttgttgatgatgatcCTACCTGTCTTAGGATCTTGGAGAAGATGCTTAGGACTTGCCTTTATGAAG TGACAAAATGCAATCGAGCTGAACATGCGTTGAACCTGCTTAGAAAGAACAGAAGTGGCTATGATATTGTTATCAGTGAAGTCCACATGCCTGATATGGATGGATTCAAACTCCTTGAGCAGGTTGTGCTAGAGATGGACCTGCCTGTTATCA TGATGTCTGCAGATGATAGCAAAAATCTTGTTATGAAAGGTGTGACACATGGTGCTTGTGATTATTTAATCAAACCTGTTCGAATTGAGGCTCTGAAGAACATATGGCAGCATGTAGTTAGGAAGAGGAAGAATGAGTGGAAGGATATAGAGCAATCAGGAAGTGTCGAAGAAGGAGGAGATCGGCAACCAAAGCCATCCGAAGAGCCAGATTACTCTTCCTCAGGTAATGAAGGAATTGGCATTGGCATTGGCATTGCCAGATTACTCTTCCTCAgctaa
- the LOC123227196 gene encoding DNA replication complex GINS protein PSF3-like, with protein MNDGASRNANYYDLDDILIEEELVPVVFHKSANGVKVDPSAEKDCVEEGAKVELPFWLAQELYLRQAVSINVPACFNQKTRREIQADAANVDLRSRCQFFYEFGCKIAPLVGDRTIGKMLLSTFQMRYKDVLTKAHTVAYAVASKFLSVLTKEETNLYEAAQNSMAAFKKWRIGGPRFQRASVLGRKRKAIE; from the exons atgaacgaTGGGGCTTCGAGAAATGCAAACTATTATGACCTTGATGATATTCTTATAGAGGAAGAG CTTGTCCCTGTTGTGTTCCATAAGTCAGCTAATGGAGTGAAAGTTGATCCCAGTGCTGAAAAAGACTGT GTGGAAGAAGGTGCGAAGGTAGAGCTGCCATTTTGGCTTGCTCAGGAGTTATATTTGAGGCAAGCCGTATCAATAAATGTTCCAGCTTGTTTCAACCAAAA AACAAGGCGAGAAATCCAGGCTGATGCTGCAAATGTGGATCTGAGATCTCGGTGTCAATTTTTCTATGAGTTTGGCTGTAAGATAGCTCCATT GGTTGGTGATCGAACAATTGGAAAGATGCTCTTGTCTACATTTCAGATGAGGTATAAGGATGTCTTGACAAAGGCACACACTGTGGCATATGCAGTGGCTTCCAAATTCTTGTCAGTTTtaacaaaagaagaaactaaCT TGTATGAAGCTGCACAAAACTCCATGGCAGCGTTCAAGAAATGGCGGATAGGTGGCCCCAGATTTCAGAGGGCTTCAGTCCTTGGGAGGAAGAGAAAAGCAATTGAGTAG
- the LOC123228098 gene encoding phosphoinositide phospholipase C 2-like: MSKQTYRVCFCCRRRFHVSVSEAPEEIKSLFDQYSESGIMTVDHLRRFLIEVQQEANVTREDAQAIFDGLREFKHLTIHHRRGLNLEAFFKYLFGDANPPLSPSIGVHHDMTAPLSHYFIYTGHNSYLTGNQLNSDCSDGPIIQALQRGVRVIELDIWPNSKKDNVDVLHGGTLTAPVELIRCLKSIKDHAFVESEYPVVITLEDHLTPDLQAKVAEMVTQTFGDILFTPGSEILKEFPSPESLKRRIIISTKPPKEYLEAKEAKEKENAAQKGSGAADEEAWGKEVPNLKCVDHVPSTIDKDDLDEGDDNDNEDDKSQHYAAPEYKHLIAIHAGKPKGGLKECLKVDPDKVRRLSLSEQQLEKAVGTYGKDIVRFTQRNILRVYPKGIRIDSSNYNPLIGWSHGAQMVAFNMQGYDRSLWLMHGMFRGNGGCGYVKKPDFLLKAGPHNEVFDPKVSLPVKTTLKVIVYMGDGWYRDFPHTHFDAYSPPDFYARVGIAGVPADTVMKKTRTLEDNWIPAWNEDFEFPLTVPELALLRIEVHEYDMSEKDDFGGQTCLPVSELRRGIRAVPLHDQKGEKYKSVKLLVRLEFI; encoded by the exons ATGTCCAAACAGACCTACCGTGTGTGCTTCTGTTGCCGTCGCCGGTTCCATGTATCCGTATCGGAGGCGCCGGAGGAGATTAAGTCTTTGTTTGATCAGTACTCGGAGAGTGGCATCATGACCGTTGATCATCTCCGACGCTTCTTGATTGAGGTCCAGCAAGAAGCCAATGTCACCAGAGAGGACGCCCAAGCTATTTTTGATGGGTTGCGTGAGTTCAAACATTTGACCATTCATCATCGAAGGGGCCTCAATCTTGAGGCTTTCTTTAAGTACCTCTTTGGTGATGCCAATCCTCCGCTCTCTCCTTCCATTGGG GTACACCATGACATGACTGCTCCTTTGTCTCATTACTTCATATATACGGGCCACAATTCATATTTAACTGGAAATCAGCTTAATAGTGACTGCAGTGATGGCCCTATCATACAAGCCTTGCAAAGAGGTGTGAGAGTAATAGAATTGGATATATGGCCCAATTCAAAGAAGGATAACGTGGATGTTCTTCATGGAGG GACACTTACTGCTCCGGTGGAACTTATTAGATGTTTGAAGTCTATCAAGGACCATGCCTTTGTTGAATCTGAGTATCCAGTTGTTATCACCCTAGAAGACCACCTTACTCCAGACCTGCAGGCCAAAGTTGCTGAG ATGGTGACTCAAACATTTGGAGATATCCTGTTTACCCCTGGCTCAGAAATCTTAAAGGAGTTCCCCTCTCCTGAATCACTGAAGAGACGAATTATCATATCAACGAAGCCACCAAAAGAATACCTCGAGGCCAAAGAAGCTAAGGAAAAAGAGAATGCTGCTCAAAAGGGTAGCGGTGCAGCTGATGAAGAAGCATGGGGCAAAGAAGTGCCAAACCTTAAATGTGTGGACCATGTGCCTAGTACCATTGACAAG GATGATTTGGATGAAGGAGATGACAACGATAATGAAGACGATAAGTCCCAGCATTATGCTGCACCAGAGTATAAACATTTAATTGCTATTCATGCTGGGAAGCCCAAAGGTGGACTAAAGGAATGTTTGAAGGTTGATCCTGATAAAGTGAGACGTCTTAGCTTAAGTGAGCAACAGCTTGAAAAGGCTGTAGGAACTTATGGAAAAGATATTGTCAG GTTTACTCAGCGAAATATTCTCAGGGTATACCCTAAGGGTATTCGCATTGACTCATCAAATTACAACCCACTTATTGGTTGGTCACATGGGGCTCAGATGGTTGCCTTTAATATGCAG GGATATGATAGGTCTCTCTGGTTGATGCATGGAATGTTCAGAGGCAATGGCGGGTGTGGCTATGTTAAGAAACCAGATTTTCTTTTGAAGGCTGGCCCTCATAATGAGGTCTTTGATCCAAAAGTTAGTTTACCTGTGAAAACAACCTTGAAG GTGATCGTATATATGGGTGACGGATGGTATCGCGATTTTCCCCACACTCACTTTGATGCATATTCCCCTCCAGATTTTTATGCAAGA GTAGGGATTGCTGGAGTTCCCGCTGATACTGTAATGAAGAAAACAAGGACCCTAGAGGACAACTGGATACCTGCTTGGAATGAGGACTTTGAGTTCCCCCTAACTGTTCCAGAACTTGCTTTGCTTCGGATTGAAGTTCATGAGTATGACATGTCTGAAAAGGATGACTTTGGAGGCCAAACATGCTTACCTGTTTCCGAGTTACGTAGGGGGATTCGTGCAGTTCCCCTCCATGACCAGAAGGGGGAAAAGTACAAATCGGTGAAGCTTCTTGTGCGTTTGGAATTCATTTGA
- the LOC123227080 gene encoding putative serine/threonine-protein kinase-like protein CCR3, with translation MTKLPTSPSSVAVTLLTVIILSISSFPSLTHALGSGSTIAISYGSATVCAVVASQPTQRIVCYNESSLTPIQIQPNISYSYISGGQNYFCAIRSDGYSLLCWYTTGVSSFLPKRIYYNDTVLLDNLAVGNDHVCAITTDGQVECWRGSVSNSSDNFPSQEEKFGSITSGFGFSCGILISTSRVRCWGNNSISRQIETEFTNNSMLSIVAGASHVCGIDSNGFLICHGNNQMGQLNIPLHSSGFSSLALGENHSCGIRLNGSVDCWGGGGEYSVNETEGISFESIVSGSNFTCGLTTRNFSVMCWGPGWSNGSNSGFLIPFGGEILPGPCVRSSCGECGIYPQSDILCSGFGTICKSNISCYEPVQSPPLIPPLPQPPSSPVSPRTSRELTRGLLAFAIVGSIGSVIGICTIIYCLWTGVCFGNKKIHNSVQPTITRAGSNGGAASNNSPLSRSSTIRRQGSRVLTMKRQRSGTSSKHADRAEEFSFAELAAAAGNFSLENKLGAGSFGVVYKGKLTDGREVAIKRGETGQKMKKFQEKESAFESELAFLSRLHHKHLVRLVGYCEEKEEKLLVYEYMKNGALYDHLHDKNNVEKSSSVINSWKIRIKIVLDASRGIEYLHNYAVPPIIHRDIKSSNILIDAHWTARVSDFGLSLMGPESERDFRPIKAAGTVGYIDPEYYGLNVLTTKSDVYGFGVVLLEILTGKRAIFKTDENGGAPVSIVDFAVPVIMSGELPRILDKRVGTPELNEAEAVELVAYTAMHCVNLEGKERPTITDIVANLERALTLCEGSHGSISSGAISIVSE, from the coding sequence atGACGAAACTACCCACTTCCCCCTCCTCCGTCGCCGTTACTCTTCTGACCGTGATTATACTATCCATTTCCTCTTTTCCGTCACTCACCCATGCTCTGGGCTCCGGCTCTACCATCGCCATCAGTTACGGCTCGGCCACCGTCTGCGCCGTTGTGGCAAGTCAGCCCACGCAACGTATCGTCTGTTACAATGAAAGCTCATTAACCCCCATCCAAATCCAACCCAACATCTCCTACTCTTATATTTCCGGCGGCCAAAATTACTTCTGTGCCATTCGCTCTGATGGCTATAGTCTTCTCTGTTGGTACACGACTGGAGTTTCCAGTTTTCTCCCCAAAAGAATATACTataacgacaccgttttgttaGACAATCTGGCCGTCGGAAATGACCACGTTTGCGCTATCACAACTGATGGCCAAGTTGAGTGTTGGAGAGGATCCGTTAGCAACAGTAGTGATAACTTTCCTTCTCAGGAAGAAAAATTCGGGTCAATAACATCTGGGTTCGGGTTTTCATGCGGAATCTTGATCAGTACAAGTAGAGTTCGTTGCTGGGGGAATAATTCAATATCCAGACAAATCGAAACTGAATTTACTAACAACTCCATGTTGAGTATAGTTGCAGGCGCTTCACACGTGTGCGGGATAGATTCCAATGGTTTTCTAATTTGTCACGGAAACAATCAAATGGGACAGTTGAACATTCCGTTACATTCTTCCGGGTTTAGTTCGTTAGCTCTTGGAGAAAATCACAGTTGCGGGATTCGATTGAATGGATCGGTTGATTGTTGGGGCGGGGGAGGGGAGTATTCAGTAAACGAAACTGAAGGAATTTCGTTTGAATCGATTGTTTCGGGTTCGAATTTCACCTGCGGATTAACAACGAGAAATTTTTCGGTAATGTGTTGGGGACCCGGATGGTCTAATGGGTCAAATTCAGGGTTTTTGATTCCATTTGGTGGTGAAATTCTTCCAGGGCCTTGTGTGCGATCATCTTGCGGCGAGTGTGGGATTTATCCCCAATCTGATATATTGTGTTCGGGTTTTGGTACAATTTGCAAGAGCAATATTTCTTGTTATGAACCAGTTCAATCACCGCCGTTGATTCCTCCTCTGCCGCAACCGCCATCATCCCCAGTTTCGCCTAGAACATCTAGGGAATTGACAAGGGGTTTACTGGCGTTTGCCATTGTTGGATCAATAGGTTCTGTTATTGGTATTTGTActataatttattgtttgtgGACTGGAGTTTGTTTTGGGAACAAGAAAATTCATAATTCTGTTCAGCCAACTATTACTAGAGCTGGCTCTAACGGTGGGGCAGCATCCAATAATAGTCCTCTTTCACGGTCATCGACAATTCGGCGTCAGGGTTCGAGGGTTTTGACAATGAAACGTCAGAGGAGTGGGACTTCGTCGAAGCATGCTGATAGAGCAGAGGAATTTTCATTTGCAGAGCTCGCTGCTGCTGCAGGTAATTTTTCCTTGGAGAACAAGCTTGGTGCTGGTAGTTTTGGTGTGGTTTATAAAGGGAAATTGACGGATGGTCGTGAGGTTGCAATTAAGAGAGGGGAAACGGGtcaaaagatgaagaaatttCAAGAGAAAGAGAGTGCATTTGAATCAGAATTGGCCTTCTTATCAAGGCTTCATCATAAGCATTTGGTGAGGCTTGTTGGGTATtgtgaagagaaagaagagaagctCTTGGTGTATGAGTATATGAAAAATGGAGCACTTTATGATCATTTACATGACAAGAACAACGTTGAGAAGAGTAGTAGTGTGATAAATTCATGGAAAATAAGGATCAAAATCGTCTTAGATGCTTCGCGAGGAATTGAGTATCTTCACAATTATGCAGTTCCACCTATTATTCATAGAGATATCAAATCTTCAAACATTCTAATAGATGCACATTGGACAGCAAGAGTATCTGATTTTGGATTATCATTGATGGGTCCTGAGTCTGAACGAGATTTCAGGCCGATCAAAGCAGCCGGAACAGTAGGGTACATTGATCCAGAATACTATGGATTAAATGTTTTAACCACAAAGAGTGATGTGTATGGATTTGGTGTGGTGTTGCTTGAGATTTTAACTGGGAAAAGAGCAATATTCAAGACTGATGAAAATGGAGGAGCCCCTGTAAGTATAGTTGATTTTGCAGTTCCGGTAATTATGTCCGGAGAATTGCCCagaatattggacaaaagggtTGGTACACCGGAGCTCAATGAAGCAGAAGCAGTAGAGCTTGTGGCATACACTGCAATGCATTGTGTGAATTTGGAAGGAAAAGAGAGGCCTACAATAACTGATATTGTTGCTAATTTGGAGAGGGCATTGACTCTTTGTGAAGGCAGCCATGGCAGCATCTCTAGCGGTGCAATCTCAATTGTTTCTGAGTGA
- the LOC123228062 gene encoding GDSL esterase/lipase CPRD49 has protein sequence MVGPLRPQFVLFGSSIVQLSFSNGGWGAILADVYARKADIILRGYYGWNSRRAVEVLDQVFPKDSATQPSLVIVYFGGNDSMGPHSSGLGPHVPFSEYVENMKKIASHLKSLPGTPRIIFLSCPPVDEDRVHQGTSGFFSELVRTNELCKNYSEACIKMCHELDVKVVDLFTAIQQKENWMADCFIDGVHLSEEGSKIVVAEILKVLKEAEWKPSLHWKSMPTEFAEDSAYDLVAADGKTTLNPSEWTFHREIQWD, from the exons atggtGGGACCTCTTAGGCCTCAGTTTGTCCTCTTTGGCTCCTCCATAGTCCAGCTCAGTTTCAGCAATGGAGGTTGGGGAGCCATTCTCGCCGACGTTTACGCTCGCAAA GCCGACATAATTCTGCGAGGATATTACGGATGGAACTCACGTCGTGCTGTTGAGGTTCTTGATCAAGTTTTTCCCAag GATAGTGCTACACAGCCTTCTTTGGTGATTGTTTATTTTGGCGGCAATGATTCAATGGGGCCTCATTCATCTGGCCTAGGTCCTCATGTTCCATTTTCTGAATATGTtgaaaacatgaagaagattgCAAGTCATCTCAAG AGCCTTCCAGGTACTCCCCGTATTATTTTTCTAAGTTGTCCTCCTGTTGACGAGGACAGAGTTCATCAAGGCACAAG TGGTTTTTTTAGTGAGCTAGTAAGAACAAATGAATTATGCAAGAATTACTCAGAAGCTTGTATAAAGATGTGCCATGAGTTAGACGTGAAGGTGGTTGATCTTTTCACAGCAATTCAGCAGAAAGAGAATTGGATGGCTGATTGCTTTAT AGATGGAGTTCATTTGTCTGAGGAGGGGAGTAAGATTGTGGTGGCAGAGATACTGAAAGTGCTCAAAGAAGCTGAGTGGAAGCCATCTCTGCACTGGAAGTCCATGCCCACTGAATTTGCAGAGGATTCAGCATATGATCTTGTGGCGGCTGATGGAAAGACCACACTAAATCCTTCTGAATGGACATTCCACAGAGAGATTCAATGGGACTAG